One genomic region from Nitrospinaceae bacterium encodes:
- a CDS encoding divalent-cation tolerance protein CutA gives MKDAGGLRVVMVTAGSEKEAAKVARALVDERLAACVNIVPGVRSIYRWQETIEDEREVLMVIKTGAASLDALEARVRELHSYDVPEIIAMPFDKGSGPYLEWLAESLGK, from the coding sequence ATGAAAGACGCAGGTGGACTTCGGGTGGTGATGGTTACGGCGGGCTCTGAGAAAGAGGCGGCAAAAGTAGCGCGCGCACTCGTCGATGAGCGGCTGGCCGCTTGCGTCAACATCGTGCCCGGTGTGCGGAGCATCTACCGCTGGCAGGAGACTATTGAGGATGAGCGTGAGGTGTTGATGGTGATTAAAACGGGAGCGGCCTCCCTCGATGCTCTAGAGGCCAGAGTTCGCGAGTTGCACAGCTATGATGTTCCCGAAATTATTGCGATGCCGTTTGATAAGGGAAGTGGACCCTACCTTGAGTGGCTGGCCGAGAGTCTGGGTAAGTGA
- a CDS encoding glutamine synthetase, with translation MPRHKGEVSVSGTYEDRDREYVLNQARELGVRFIRMWFTDILGFLKSFAITIEELETSLYEGHIFDGSSIEGFTRIEESDMFAHPDPTTFCVLPWRPKQGGAVARMFCNIRKADGAAYECDPRYVLRHALEAAAKKGYTFYVGAEFEHYYFESAELPPKTLDTGGYFDLTPLDVASDLRRDTVLNLEEMGIGVEFSHHEVGPSQHEIDLRYGDALTMADNAMTHRLVVKEVAMRNGVYATFMPRPLGDSNGNGMHTHMSLFRGEDNAFYDKSKSDGLSETCLSFIAGLLRHTPEMTIVLNQWANSYKRLVPGLEAPLYVSWAHKNRSDLIRIPTTRSGGQSDTRVELRSPDPACNPYLAFACMLAAGLKGIEENYPPIPPVDENVLEMNAADRAARGIGTLPADLNEAIKAAENSELLSEVFGEELHKKFISNKKMEWERYRSHVSDFELTTYLPIL, from the coding sequence ATGCCGAGGCATAAAGGAGAGGTCTCCGTGAGCGGGACATACGAGGACAGAGACAGGGAATACGTTCTCAACCAAGCGCGAGAGCTGGGGGTGCGCTTCATCCGCATGTGGTTCACCGACATTCTCGGCTTCCTCAAAAGCTTTGCTATTACCATTGAGGAGCTTGAGACCTCCCTCTATGAGGGGCATATCTTCGATGGCTCATCCATTGAGGGTTTCACCCGGATCGAGGAGAGCGATATGTTCGCCCACCCCGACCCGACAACATTTTGCGTTCTTCCCTGGCGCCCCAAACAAGGGGGGGCCGTTGCCCGCATGTTCTGCAATATTCGCAAAGCGGATGGCGCCGCTTATGAATGCGACCCGCGCTACGTCTTGAGGCACGCGCTCGAGGCTGCAGCAAAGAAGGGCTACACCTTCTACGTCGGTGCCGAGTTCGAGCACTACTACTTCGAATCGGCAGAGCTTCCGCCCAAGACTCTTGACACGGGTGGCTACTTCGACCTCACCCCTCTCGATGTGGCAAGCGATCTGCGGCGCGACACGGTGCTCAACCTTGAGGAGATGGGCATTGGTGTCGAATTCAGCCACCATGAGGTTGGCCCCAGCCAGCACGAGATCGATCTGCGCTACGGCGACGCCCTCACAATGGCCGATAACGCCATGACCCACCGACTCGTGGTCAAGGAGGTGGCCATGCGCAACGGCGTCTACGCCACCTTCATGCCCCGGCCGCTCGGGGACAGCAACGGCAACGGAATGCATACTCACATGTCTCTGTTCCGAGGAGAGGACAACGCCTTCTATGACAAGTCAAAATCCGATGGCCTCTCGGAAACCTGCCTGAGCTTCATCGCCGGGCTCTTGCGCCACACCCCAGAGATGACCATCGTCCTCAACCAGTGGGCCAATAGCTATAAGCGCCTCGTGCCGGGCCTAGAAGCGCCTCTTTACGTCTCCTGGGCACATAAGAACAGAAGCGACCTCATCCGCATCCCCACGACCCGATCGGGCGGCCAGTCGGACACCCGGGTTGAGCTTCGCTCGCCGGATCCCGCCTGCAATCCCTATCTCGCCTTCGCCTGCATGCTTGCCGCCGGACTCAAGGGCATCGAGGAGAACTACCCCCCGATTCCTCCCGTCGATGAAAATGTCTTGGAAATGAACGCCGCCGATCGCGCGGCACGAGGCATCGGCACCCTACCGGCAGACCTCAACGAGGCCATCAAGGCGGCAGAGAACAGCGAACTACTAAGTGAGGTCTTCGGCGAGGAACTACATAAAAAATTCATCTCGAACAAAAAAATGGAGTGGGAGCGCTACCGCTCTCATGTCTCGGACTTCGAGCTCACCACCTACCTGCCAATTCTGTAG